Proteins from one Chryseobacterium arthrosphaerae genomic window:
- a CDS encoding monovalent cation:proton antiporter-2 (CPA2) family protein, which yields MESSLAMNTLIFLGVAIIMVPLARKLGLSSVIGYILGGIIIGPYVLRLTGNNVNDIMHASEFGVIMLLFIVGLELEPRKFWEMRKKIMGLGLSQMLLTISLLFVVFISVGWRIDKAIAVAMCFALSSTAIVLQTLQEKNNFKTTAGEASFSTLLFQDISVIPILAILPIIANYKAKHHDNEIQILIQKLPEWLQASTVIMGVVLLILLGRYVFVPFLRYVSKSGMAELLTASSLFLVIGVSELMIVIGLSPALGAFLAGVMLANSEFRHELEAQINPFKGLLLAVFFVSVGSTINFNIIKDDPLFIFSTVFAVLAVKFIVLYAIGKFFRIDTPQSLFYAFALSQVGEFAFVLINYASDLYLLSPELNAQLMAVTAITMCITPILLIVNDRFITPKFIKEIPEEENDFNILDNDVSQKKIIIVGFGHFGSTVGRLLKANKISATVLDRDSDRVKLLRSYGFKVYYGDATRIPILRAAGIEDAEILVLCLDDPDDNMFIAELVREHYPEVKIFVRAKNRIDAYEYLNNGINHIYRETLGTAVDMAVDVLHETGMRKYAARRLGQRFMAIDKASVRKLAKMTEDQDIALFSTKEILQREEELLAYDNLNFDNRNWDSSPSVEEEDEEESQD from the coding sequence ATGGAATCCAGTTTAGCGATGAACACATTAATTTTTCTGGGGGTAGCCATCATCATGGTTCCATTGGCCAGAAAATTAGGACTGAGTTCTGTGATCGGTTATATTTTAGGAGGGATCATTATAGGTCCTTATGTACTCAGGCTTACAGGAAATAATGTAAACGACATTATGCATGCCAGTGAATTTGGGGTCATTATGCTTTTATTTATCGTAGGACTTGAATTAGAGCCCAGAAAGTTCTGGGAAATGCGAAAGAAGATCATGGGACTGGGACTCTCACAGATGCTGCTCACTATTTCGTTGCTTTTCGTGGTATTTATCAGCGTAGGATGGCGTATTGACAAGGCCATTGCTGTGGCTATGTGCTTTGCCCTCTCTTCTACTGCCATAGTGCTTCAGACATTACAGGAGAAAAACAATTTCAAAACCACCGCCGGAGAAGCTTCATTCTCTACGTTGCTGTTTCAGGATATTTCGGTGATTCCTATTCTGGCTATTCTTCCCATTATTGCCAATTATAAAGCCAAGCATCATGATAATGAAATTCAGATCCTGATCCAGAAACTTCCGGAATGGCTGCAGGCAAGCACCGTAATCATGGGAGTGGTCCTGCTGATCTTATTGGGAAGGTATGTATTTGTCCCTTTTTTACGCTATGTTTCAAAATCAGGAATGGCAGAACTGCTGACAGCATCTTCCTTATTCCTGGTCATAGGGGTTTCTGAACTGATGATCGTTATCGGGCTTTCCCCGGCATTGGGAGCTTTCCTCGCCGGTGTAATGCTTGCCAACAGTGAGTTCCGGCACGAACTGGAAGCTCAGATCAATCCTTTTAAAGGGCTATTGCTGGCTGTTTTTTTTGTCAGTGTAGGATCAACCATCAATTTTAACATTATTAAGGATGATCCTCTGTTTATCTTCAGTACTGTTTTTGCGGTATTGGCTGTAAAATTTATTGTTTTATATGCAATCGGAAAGTTTTTCAGGATAGATACGCCGCAAAGTCTTTTTTATGCCTTTGCTCTTTCGCAGGTAGGAGAATTTGCTTTTGTACTGATCAACTATGCATCGGATCTTTATCTTCTGAGTCCGGAACTGAATGCGCAATTGATGGCTGTAACCGCTATTACAATGTGCATTACCCCTATCCTGTTGATTGTAAATGATCGATTTATTACCCCGAAGTTCATCAAAGAAATTCCTGAGGAAGAGAATGATTTTAATATTCTGGATAATGATGTGAGCCAAAAGAAAATTATCATCGTAGGGTTTGGGCATTTCGGAAGTACGGTAGGACGTCTTCTGAAGGCCAATAAAATATCAGCTACTGTTCTGGACAGAGATTCAGACCGTGTGAAACTTCTGAGAAGCTATGGTTTTAAAGTATATTACGGTGATGCTACCAGAATTCCCATTCTAAGAGCTGCCGGAATTGAAGATGCTGAAATTTTGGTGTTATGTCTTGATGACCCGGACGACAATATGTTTATTGCCGAACTTGTGCGTGAACATTATCCCGAGGTGAAAATTTTCGTAAGAGCTAAAAACAGAATTGATGCCTACGAATATCTCAACAACGGCATCAATCATATTTACCGGGAAACATTAGGAACCGCAGTGGATATGGCTGTTGACGTACTTCATGAAACAGGCATGAGAAAATATGCAGCAAGACGCCTGGGGCAAAGATTTATGGCTATTGATAAAGCTTCTGTGAGAAAACTGGCAAAAATGACCGAAGATCAGGATATTGCCTTGTTCAGCACAAAAGAAATCCTCCAGCGTGAGGAGGAATTACTGGCTTATGATAATCTTAATTTCGATAACCGGAATTGGGATTCTTCTCCATCCGTGGAAGAAGAAGATGAAGAAGAATCTCAGGATTGA
- a CDS encoding NAD(P)H-dependent oxidoreductase, with product MKKTLVIFAHPYLEHSNSNVELINFYVRHQHYTLRDLYEEYPDFHIAAFRERKRLKNYDRFVFQFPLIWFGMPPLLRLWIDEVFDRDWLKEGEHNPLEGKEVYILVTTGGKERSFSKTGTYEYTINELISGLIVSLKVFKADIRHIKIVYEANKLSKKEIILHKKEFTELLNQ from the coding sequence ATGAAGAAGACGCTGGTAATATTTGCCCATCCTTATCTGGAGCACTCCAACTCGAATGTAGAGCTCATCAATTTCTACGTTCGGCACCAGCATTATACCTTGAGAGATCTTTATGAAGAATATCCTGATTTCCACATTGCCGCCTTCAGGGAAAGAAAACGACTGAAAAATTATGACCGTTTTGTCTTCCAGTTTCCTCTGATATGGTTCGGGATGCCGCCTCTTCTCCGATTATGGATTGATGAAGTTTTCGACAGGGACTGGCTTAAAGAAGGAGAACACAATCCATTGGAAGGAAAGGAAGTATACATTCTGGTGACCACAGGCGGCAAAGAAAGATCTTTCAGCAAAACCGGCACCTACGAATATACGATTAATGAGCTGATCAGCGGACTGATCGTTTCCTTAAAGGTCTTCAAAGCTGATATCAGGCATATCAAGATCGTTTACGAAGCCAATAAACTTTCCAAAAAAGAAATTATACTGCATAAAAAAGAATTTACAGAACTTCTCAATCAATAG
- a CDS encoding TPM domain-containing protein, producing MKLRSLKIVFSFLLICFYTFVSAQYTIPQKPAVLYPVFDEAGLLSQQEKDALNNKLIKFADSTSTEIEVVIIKSTKGEDVNFLATMFGEQWKIGKKGVDNGVVFLIATEDRTMSIQQGRAVEQYLTASVAGQILDYIVTPNFKKGLWYDGINGGTSAIMEAVQGKFKPVATTAPSGNGSAFKVLVIAFVIFIIIAILFGNRGGGRGGGGNYDDDDDVIITRRGRRNYPGGFFPFPGSFGGGGFGGGSSGGGGGFGGFGGGGSFGGGGASGGW from the coding sequence ATGAAATTACGTTCTCTTAAAATAGTATTTTCATTTCTATTGATCTGCTTTTACACATTTGTATCAGCACAATACACCATACCCCAAAAACCGGCAGTACTCTATCCTGTTTTTGATGAAGCAGGACTGCTTTCCCAACAGGAAAAAGACGCGCTTAATAATAAACTGATCAAGTTTGCCGATTCTACCTCAACGGAAATTGAAGTAGTGATCATCAAATCCACCAAAGGAGAGGATGTCAACTTTCTGGCTACCATGTTCGGAGAGCAATGGAAAATCGGGAAGAAAGGAGTTGATAACGGGGTTGTTTTCCTGATCGCTACAGAAGACAGAACAATGTCTATCCAGCAAGGGCGTGCAGTGGAACAATATCTAACAGCGTCAGTGGCAGGCCAGATCCTGGACTATATCGTTACGCCCAATTTCAAAAAAGGTCTCTGGTATGACGGTATCAATGGCGGAACCTCAGCAATTATGGAGGCTGTACAGGGGAAATTTAAACCTGTCGCCACAACAGCGCCTTCCGGAAACGGAAGTGCATTCAAAGTACTGGTCATTGCATTTGTTATTTTCATCATCATCGCTATCCTTTTTGGCAACAGAGGTGGTGGACGTGGCGGAGGCGGAAATTATGATGATGACGATGATGTCATCATCACCCGCAGAGGACGCAGAAATTATCCTGGCGGTTTCTTCCCGTTCCCGGGCAGCTTTGGAGGCGGAGGCTTCGGTGGTGGTAGTTCCGGCGGCGGAGGCGGATTCGGAGGCTTTGGTGGAGGCGGAAGTTTCGGAGGCGGTGGTGCTTCCGGAGGATGGTAA
- a CDS encoding TPM domain-containing protein produces MMGNYLTNQQIASLVEAIQSAEDHSTGEIRVHIDSNTENRDAKTAFEVFRELCMDKTADRNAVLFHVNFEQKYLTIIGDVGIHAKVHQSYWDHLHDYITAEFAKGNYYQALKSAILETGLELKKYFPVEGENPNQLPNEITFS; encoded by the coding sequence ATAATGGGTAATTACCTTACAAATCAGCAGATCGCTTCCCTTGTGGAAGCGATTCAGTCAGCAGAAGACCATTCTACAGGCGAGATCAGAGTGCATATTGACTCTAATACGGAAAACCGGGATGCCAAGACCGCATTTGAAGTTTTCAGAGAACTGTGTATGGATAAAACTGCCGATAGGAATGCAGTGCTTTTTCATGTCAATTTCGAACAGAAATACCTTACCATCATTGGTGATGTCGGAATTCATGCTAAAGTACATCAGTCTTATTGGGATCATCTGCATGATTATATCACTGCTGAGTTTGCAAAAGGAAATTATTACCAGGCACTGAAAAGTGCCATTCTGGAAACCGGCCTTGAACTTAAAAAATATTTTCCTGTAGAAGGAGAAAATCCAAACCAACTCCCGAATGAAATTACGTTCTCTTAA
- a CDS encoding LemA family protein, which yields MKNKGCLGAGTIGIALLIIVAVLFFWGRSGYNSFVDKEQTVNAKWSNVETVYQKRANLIPNLERTVKSYSKFEQETLTQVVEARSKATSINIDPTNMTDADIAKFQAAQGELSGALSRLMAVVESYPNLKADQQYINFQREYTAIENSIRTETVYYNDAAKVYNTSIKTFPNNILANFTNFKEKPYFKAEAGAEKAPEAFK from the coding sequence ATGAAAAATAAAGGATGCCTGGGCGCCGGAACAATTGGTATAGCCCTCCTTATTATCGTTGCAGTTCTTTTCTTCTGGGGAAGAAGCGGATACAACAGCTTTGTAGACAAAGAACAGACTGTGAACGCAAAATGGTCTAATGTAGAGACCGTGTACCAGAAAAGAGCCAACCTGATTCCAAACCTGGAAAGAACGGTAAAATCGTATTCAAAATTTGAGCAGGAAACTTTAACCCAGGTGGTGGAAGCACGTTCTAAAGCTACTTCGATCAACATCGACCCTACCAATATGACGGATGCAGATATTGCTAAATTCCAGGCTGCACAGGGAGAATTATCCGGTGCATTAAGCCGTTTGATGGCTGTGGTAGAGTCTTATCCTAACTTAAAAGCAGACCAGCAGTATATCAACTTCCAGAGAGAGTATACCGCTATTGAAAACAGCATCAGAACCGAAACGGTTTATTATAACGATGCAGCGAAAGTTTACAACACCTCTATCAAGACTTTCCCCAATAATATTTTGGCGAATTTTACCAACTTTAAAGAAAAACCTTATTTCAAAGCTGAAGCAGGAGCTGAAAAAGCCCCTGAAGCATTCAAATAA
- a CDS encoding dihydrofolate reductase: MTTIVVAMGEKNEIGFDNQLLWHLPKDLKHFKDLTSGHPVIMGRKTYESIGKPLPNRTNIVVSRKKDWFEEGILIVGSLKEAMKFAKKIDEEVFIIGGGNIYEQTMDMVDKLEVTLVKADLEADTFFPKIDEKIWKKTNEICHEKDEKNGYDFCFQTFEKIKREG; the protein is encoded by the coding sequence ATGACAACAATAGTGGTGGCAATGGGAGAGAAGAATGAGATTGGTTTTGACAACCAGTTGCTTTGGCATCTTCCGAAAGATTTAAAACATTTTAAAGACCTTACTTCCGGGCATCCGGTCATTATGGGAAGAAAAACTTACGAGAGTATTGGAAAACCACTTCCGAACCGTACCAATATTGTTGTTTCAAGAAAGAAAGACTGGTTTGAGGAAGGAATCCTTATTGTAGGAAGCCTGAAAGAAGCCATGAAGTTTGCCAAAAAGATCGATGAAGAAGTTTTCATTATCGGTGGTGGTAATATTTATGAACAGACCATGGATATGGTGGATAAGCTAGAGGTAACTCTGGTGAAAGCTGATCTTGAAGCGGATACCTTCTTCCCGAAAATCGATGAAAAGATCTGGAAAAAAACAAATGAGATCTGCCATGAGAAAGATGAAAAGAATGGCTATGACTTCTGTTTCCAGACCTTTGAAAAAATTAAGAGAGAAGGATAG
- a CDS encoding trimeric intracellular cation channel family protein — protein MHEQFNFAIEVLGTIAFSMSGSFAAMQKRLDPFGVLIIAFVTSVGGGTVRDLLLDIPVFWMHDLLMCGLILATSIFSMVFKSLEKNFQVTLFIFDSFGLGLFTIIGVQKGLNAGIHPLICIALGTITGCFGGIIRDILLNRIPLIFRKEIYATACIVGGAAFLLMTKYTPLSYTFIQIFTILLIVAIRTLAVKYHWQMPKFYGYDQNSEM, from the coding sequence ATGCACGAACAGTTCAATTTCGCTATAGAAGTACTTGGGACCATTGCGTTTTCCATGTCAGGAAGTTTTGCAGCCATGCAGAAACGGCTTGACCCCTTCGGCGTTCTTATTATTGCCTTTGTGACTTCCGTAGGGGGAGGAACTGTAAGGGATCTCCTGTTGGATATTCCCGTATTCTGGATGCATGATCTCCTGATGTGTGGTCTGATTCTGGCCACCAGTATTTTTTCAATGGTTTTTAAATCTCTTGAAAAGAACTTTCAGGTGACGTTATTTATTTTCGACAGCTTCGGGCTCGGGTTATTTACCATCATTGGTGTTCAGAAAGGATTAAATGCAGGCATCCATCCGTTGATCTGTATTGCATTGGGAACCATAACCGGCTGCTTCGGAGGGATTATACGGGATATCCTGCTCAACAGGATTCCATTGATATTCAGAAAGGAAATTTATGCTACAGCATGTATTGTAGGAGGAGCTGCATTCTTATTAATGACGAAATACACTCCCCTGTCCTATACTTTTATCCAGATCTTTACTATTTTACTGATTGTTGCCATCAGAACCTTAGCTGTAAAATACCACTGGCAGATGCCGAAATTTTACGGATATGACCAGAATTCGGAAATGTAG
- a CDS encoding four helix bundle protein has protein sequence MSIIRKQIIRSSTSVAANYRAVSRARSEKEKFAKICIVVEEIDETQLWLEIIEEMEYISPEKILHLKSECEELVKVMTKYKFKLSQI, from the coding sequence ATTTCAATCATAAGAAAGCAAATTATAAGATCTTCAACGTCTGTAGCCGCTAATTACAGAGCTGTTTCGAGAGCGAGATCTGAAAAAGAAAAATTTGCTAAAATCTGTATTGTAGTTGAGGAAATCGATGAAACCCAACTTTGGCTTGAAATTATTGAAGAAATGGAATATATAAGTCCGGAAAAAATTCTACATTTAAAATCAGAATGTGAAGAGCTTGTAAAGGTTATGACCAAATATAAATTTAAACTGTCTCAGATTTAA
- the coaD gene encoding pantetheine-phosphate adenylyltransferase, producing the protein MKIAVFPGSFDPITLGHYDIIERAAPLFDKLIIAIGQNSQKKYMFPLEKRMEFIQNSVAEFPNVEVDSFEGLTVDYCFEKNAQYIIRGLRNPADFEFEKAIAHTNRTLAHKKLETVFLLTSSGKSFISSSIVREIITHGGEYELMVPDSVRVER; encoded by the coding sequence ATGAAAATTGCTGTTTTCCCTGGATCTTTTGATCCTATTACACTGGGACATTATGACATTATAGAAAGAGCGGCTCCGCTGTTTGATAAACTCATCATTGCCATCGGACAGAATTCCCAGAAAAAATATATGTTTCCTCTTGAAAAAAGAATGGAATTCATTCAAAACTCTGTGGCAGAATTTCCCAATGTGGAAGTAGATTCATTCGAAGGACTTACCGTAGACTACTGCTTCGAAAAAAATGCTCAATACATCATCAGGGGACTTAGAAATCCTGCTGATTTTGAATTCGAAAAAGCAATAGCCCACACCAACAGAACTTTAGCCCACAAAAAATTAGAAACCGTATTTTTACTGACCTCTTCAGGGAAATCATTCATCAGCAGCAGCATCGTAAGGGAAATCATCACCCACGGCGGTGAATATGAGCTGATGGTTCCGGATTCCGTCAGGGTTGAAAGATAA
- a CDS encoding D-alanine--D-alanine ligase — translation MNKKSVAVVMGGYSDEYVVSLKSGQLIYDSLDRNLYDVYKVVVLKDEWYFLGENDKKYEINRGDFSVTLDNGETLKFDVCFNIIHGTPGENGILQAYWDAIGQKYTGCDFYQSALTFNKKDTLAVLSKYGIPSAKSIYLRKGEAIDVDKIVEELNLPLFVKPNQSGSSLGISKVKEKSELIAATEIAFKEDDEILIESFLNGMEVSVGVIDFKGETIVLGITEIVPTNEFFDYEAKYEGASEEITPARIDEETTKRVEEIAKRAYNSLGMSGFSRSEYILMDGIPYMLEMNTNPGFSPASILPQQARHYGISIMDLCGNEVEKALNK, via the coding sequence ATGAACAAAAAAAGTGTTGCCGTAGTAATGGGAGGCTATTCTGACGAATATGTGGTTTCCTTAAAAAGCGGACAGCTGATCTATGATTCTTTAGACAGAAATCTGTATGATGTATATAAAGTGGTAGTCCTGAAAGACGAATGGTATTTTTTAGGAGAAAATGATAAGAAATATGAGATCAACAGAGGTGATTTTTCTGTGACCTTAGACAATGGTGAAACATTGAAATTTGACGTATGTTTCAACATCATCCACGGAACTCCGGGTGAGAACGGGATTCTTCAGGCTTACTGGGATGCAATAGGCCAGAAATATACAGGCTGTGATTTTTATCAGAGTGCCCTTACCTTCAATAAAAAAGATACTCTTGCCGTACTCTCAAAATACGGGATTCCTTCTGCAAAAAGTATTTACTTAAGAAAAGGAGAAGCCATTGATGTTGATAAGATCGTGGAAGAACTGAACCTTCCTCTTTTTGTAAAGCCCAACCAGTCCGGATCTTCTCTGGGAATTTCAAAAGTGAAAGAAAAATCCGAATTGATTGCTGCCACTGAAATTGCATTCAAAGAAGACGACGAAATCCTGATTGAAAGTTTCCTGAACGGTATGGAAGTTTCCGTAGGTGTTATCGATTTCAAAGGAGAAACCATTGTATTGGGAATTACCGAAATTGTACCTACCAACGAATTTTTTGACTACGAAGCTAAATATGAAGGCGCTTCTGAAGAAATTACCCCTGCAAGAATTGATGAAGAAACCACAAAAAGAGTGGAAGAAATTGCTAAAAGAGCTTACAATTCTTTAGGCATGAGCGGTTTTTCACGCAGTGAATATATCCTGATGGACGGTATTCCTTATATGCTTGAAATGAATACCAACCCTGGATTCTCTCCTGCAAGTATTCTTCCTCAACAGGCCAGACATTATGGAATTTCCATCATGGACCTTTGTGGAAATGAAGTTGAAAAAGCCCTTAATAAATAA
- a CDS encoding PASTA domain-containing protein produces the protein MLKSLFNWKVLVNLVVAIGVFVGLVWLTFRWLEYHTNHGQEIPVPNVVNKSVHDAVKILDDTGLEYEVDSANYDPKYRPFQVLQVYPAPGSRVKDGRTVRLKVNPRTWAPIVVPDVINKYSGLAFQRLDQVGLKIGDTIYEPSIQKDALLRILYKGNAVNPGAKIPRFSIIDVVVGSGPMRNISIPNVVGLSVKEARAVITKSMFEVGLVEYEDGGKDESDIIYYQDPAAGDVRDQGMQIDLWASKRTPAELRAKVEQLNSIYRMKVDTSLPPVRYEEVHNEPVYEAPVVPPPAPKKETPKPEVPKTETPKAQTTTPKPSGTGTEKPKTSSNTPAAGSTAKPASSTTATQPAQKPKAKKVVVE, from the coding sequence ATGCTTAAATCACTTTTCAATTGGAAAGTTTTAGTGAATTTAGTAGTAGCCATCGGTGTTTTTGTGGGTCTGGTATGGCTTACATTCCGCTGGTTGGAGTACCATACGAATCACGGTCAGGAAATCCCTGTTCCCAATGTAGTAAATAAATCGGTGCATGATGCCGTTAAAATATTAGATGACACCGGATTGGAATATGAAGTAGACAGTGCCAATTATGACCCTAAATACAGACCGTTTCAGGTGCTGCAGGTTTACCCGGCACCAGGTTCCCGTGTGAAGGACGGAAGAACTGTACGTCTTAAAGTGAATCCAAGAACCTGGGCTCCTATTGTTGTTCCGGATGTGATCAACAAATACTCGGGACTGGCATTCCAGAGACTGGATCAGGTAGGTCTTAAGATCGGGGATACCATCTATGAGCCAAGTATCCAGAAAGATGCCCTTTTAAGGATCTTATATAAAGGAAATGCCGTAAATCCGGGAGCTAAAATTCCTAGATTCTCCATTATTGATGTAGTAGTAGGATCAGGACCTATGAGAAATATCTCTATTCCTAATGTGGTAGGACTTTCTGTAAAAGAAGCAAGAGCGGTGATTACCAAGAGTATGTTTGAAGTAGGACTGGTAGAATATGAAGATGGCGGTAAGGATGAGTCTGATATCATTTATTATCAGGATCCGGCTGCAGGAGATGTTCGTGACCAGGGAATGCAGATTGACCTTTGGGCAAGTAAGCGTACACCTGCCGAGCTCAGAGCAAAAGTAGAACAGCTGAATTCTATTTACCGTATGAAAGTAGATACTTCGCTGCCTCCGGTACGATATGAAGAAGTACACAATGAACCGGTATATGAAGCTCCGGTAGTACCTCCTCCGGCACCTAAAAAAGAAACCCCTAAGCCGGAAGTGCCTAAAACAGAGACTCCGAAGGCTCAGACCACCACCCCTAAGCCTTCAGGTACAGGAACAGAAAAACCTAAAACGTCTTCTAATACTCCTGCAGCAGGAAGTACAGCCAAGCCGGCTTCCTCTACCACTGCAACACAGCCTGCCCAAAAGCCGAAAGCTAAGAAGGTAGTCGTAGAATAA
- a CDS encoding RluA family pseudouridine synthase: MSEDNEDFLDEELLDSNSIENIDIDEENKGLYEHLNITVDPKQEPLRIDKFLLIYRQNSSRNKISQTCRAGNVIVNGTAVKQNYRVKPGDQISVLLTHPPRENVIIPQDIPLNIVYEDDDLVVVDKEAGMVVHPGHGNWDGTLVNALAFHFEKNGDKSDLDRVGLVHRIDKDTSGLLVIAKNEYALSFLAKQFFNRTTKRLYWAFVWGNLQDEEGTIRGHIGRHPKNRMQMSVYEDGSQGKHAVTHYKVLERFKYMTWVECKLETGRTHQIRAHFKHIGHTLFNDERYEGHTPLRGINLPKYKQFIKNVFEILPRHALHAHTLGFIHPTTKKELYFESPMPKDMADAVKKWRNYLEN; the protein is encoded by the coding sequence ATGTCAGAAGATAACGAAGATTTTTTAGATGAAGAATTATTAGATTCCAACAGTATCGAAAACATCGATATTGATGAGGAAAATAAAGGATTGTATGAGCATCTTAACATCACTGTTGATCCTAAGCAGGAACCTTTAAGAATAGACAAATTCCTTCTGATCTACAGGCAGAATTCTTCCAGAAATAAAATTTCGCAGACCTGCAGGGCCGGAAACGTTATAGTGAACGGAACTGCCGTAAAGCAGAATTATCGTGTGAAGCCGGGAGATCAGATTTCCGTATTGCTTACGCATCCTCCGAGAGAAAATGTCATTATTCCTCAGGATATTCCTCTGAATATCGTTTATGAAGATGATGATCTTGTAGTAGTAGACAAGGAAGCGGGAATGGTGGTGCATCCGGGACACGGGAACTGGGACGGTACCCTTGTGAATGCACTGGCTTTTCATTTTGAAAAGAATGGCGATAAATCTGACCTCGACAGGGTAGGACTGGTACACAGAATTGATAAAGACACTTCCGGGCTTCTGGTAATTGCCAAGAATGAATATGCATTAAGTTTTCTCGCCAAACAGTTCTTCAACAGGACTACAAAGAGACTGTACTGGGCTTTTGTATGGGGAAATCTTCAGGATGAGGAAGGAACCATCCGTGGGCACATCGGAAGACATCCTAAAAACAGAATGCAGATGTCCGTATACGAGGACGGCAGCCAGGGGAAACATGCGGTAACCCATTATAAGGTACTGGAACGTTTCAAATATATGACCTGGGTAGAATGCAAACTTGAAACCGGAAGAACACACCAGATCAGAGCTCACTTCAAACATATCGGGCATACCCTGTTCAATGATGAAAGATACGAAGGACATACGCCTTTGAGAGGGATCAATCTTCCGAAATACAAACAGTTTATCAAAAATGTTTTTGAGATTCTTCCAAGACATGCCCTTCATGCGCACACCCTTGGATTTATACACCCGACAACAAAAAAGGAATTATATTTTGAAAGCCCAATGCCCAAAGATATGGCGGATGCTGTAAAAAAATGGAGAAATTATTTGGAAAACTAA
- a CDS encoding PorP/SprF family type IX secretion system membrane protein — protein MRKLYAIVCLALLSNAYKAQESLPYYQQYLLDGEFLFNPAQYGKTDYVQLNANYQQQFSKFSNSPNVQSLGINANIFDRVGAGISVFRDSNGPISAGGITAGASYFIPLSSEGDRKDQFSFGTSVNFYNMNFDYSKINTEEGGDPLLRGEESNIFMVYANFGLAATYRGLFGGVSVNDIALSNDASIVNNYEPSPIKFFLNLGYNWNIADNITLAPSALINLNTNSTRMIDWNLMATFSNDINAFSFGVSYRTVQNRFDNQNLSISPIVKVRFNKFMIGATYNLGISDIQSYGGNSFMIGLGYNFDNFINVRGFRY, from the coding sequence ATGAGAAAACTATATGCTATCGTATGTTTAGCTCTTTTGTCAAATGCATACAAAGCACAAGAATCACTACCATACTATCAGCAATATCTTTTGGATGGTGAGTTCCTGTTCAACCCAGCTCAATACGGAAAAACAGATTACGTACAGCTCAACGCCAATTATCAACAACAATTTTCCAAATTCAGCAATTCTCCGAATGTACAGTCACTCGGGATCAATGCGAATATCTTTGATAGAGTGGGTGCTGGTATCTCCGTATTCAGAGACAGCAACGGGCCTATTTCTGCTGGTGGTATTACAGCAGGTGCTTCATATTTTATTCCTTTAAGCAGTGAAGGAGACAGAAAAGATCAGTTCTCTTTCGGTACAAGCGTTAACTTTTATAACATGAATTTTGATTACTCCAAAATCAATACTGAGGAAGGAGGTGATCCATTATTAAGAGGTGAAGAAAGTAATATCTTTATGGTATATGCCAACTTCGGTTTAGCAGCTACCTACAGAGGATTATTCGGAGGCGTTTCCGTGAATGATATCGCATTAAGCAATGATGCTTCTATCGTCAACAACTACGAGCCTTCACCAATCAAATTTTTCTTAAACTTAGGGTATAACTGGAATATCGCTGATAATATTACCTTAGCACCTTCAGCTTTGATCAACCTGAATACCAACTCAACAAGAATGATCGACTGGAACCTTATGGCGACGTTCTCCAATGATATCAACGCATTCTCTTTCGGGGTAAGCTACAGAACGGTTCAGAACAGATTCGACAATCAGAACCTGAGTATCTCTCCAATTGTAAAAGTGAGATTCAACAAATTTATGATCGGAGCAACGTATAACCTTGGAATATCTGATATTCAGTCTTATGGAGGAAACAGCTTCATGATCGGTCTTGGTTATAACTTCGATAACTTTATTAATGTTAGAGGATTTAGATATTAA